The Neodiprion fabricii isolate iyNeoFabr1 chromosome 4, iyNeoFabr1.1, whole genome shotgun sequence genome window below encodes:
- the LOC124179493 gene encoding threonine aspartase 1 isoform X1 — MAANSIADHMDMDSSRNGLIAVHVGAGQHSLTLKEKYEKLCCVACKKAASILKSGGNVLDAVVEATIILENSPLTNAGYGSNLTIEGKVECDASVMDGSTLQFGAVGAVGGIKNPVAAAKLLCNQQSGNLTHGRIFPSFLVGDGAQLWGKEKGLQTTSVEDLISVKALKIYKHYKRKVLSCENVQKQITKKMDTVGAICVDTDGNVASACSSGGIILKHPGRVGQAAVWGCGVWARSARGSPDCSVATSTSGCGEHLISATLARSIAEGILSSNCPTTALHNVMKNDFIESPFLTGLDQKLGGTIAIKYSPQQFVGDLLWSHSTKSMIIGYMNTREPKPKSRMSVLTSPEVGRKAVVEGIGFRI; from the exons ATGGCTGCGAATAGTATTGCAGACCACATGGACATGGACAGCTCCAGAAACGGTTTGATTGCAGTACATGTCG GTGCTGGTCAACATTCTCTTACTCTGAaagaaaagtatgaaaaactCTGCTGCGTAGCATGTAAAAAg GCAGCCAGTATTTTAAAATCTGGGGGAAATGTGTTGGATGCCGTAGTTGAGGCTACAATTATACTGGAAAATTCGCCATTGACAAATGCTGGCTATGGATCAAATCTCACAATTGAAGGAAAAGTTGAATGTGACGCCAGTGTTATGGATGGTTCAACACTACAGTTTGGAGCTGTAGGAGCTGTTGGTGGCATAAAAAATCCAGTCGCTGCTGCCAAGCTATTGTGTAACCAGCAGTCAGGCAATCTCACACATGGTAGAATTTTCCCCAG TTTCTTAGTTGGAGATGGAGCGCAATTATGGGGTAAAGAAAAAGGTTTGCAAACAACGTCTGTGGAAGACTTAATTTCTGTCAAGGCTCTAAAGATCTATAAACACTACAAGAGGAAAGTTCTCAGTTGTGAAAATGTACAAAAG caaattactaaaaaaatgGATACAGTTGGTGCCATATGCGTTGATACAGATGGAAATGTTGCATCTGCATGTTCCAGTGGCGGTATTATTTTGAAGCATCCCGGCAGAGTTGGGcag GCCGCGGTCTGGGGTTGCGGCGTATGGGCACGTAGTGCGAGAGGTTCCCCAGATTGTTCAGTAGCAACTAGTACATCCGGATGTGGAGAGCACTTAATTTCTGCAACTTTAGCTCGATCTATTGCTGAGGGCATTTTAAGCTCCAACTGCCCAACCACTGCACTCCACAATGTGATGAAGAATGATTTCATTG AGTCGCCCTTCTTAACGGGACTTGACCAAAAGCTTGGTGGGACTATAGCGATTAAATATTCTCCCCAACAATTTGTTGGAGATCTACTATGGAGCCATTCAACAAAATCAATGATTATAGGGTACATGAATACGAGAGAACCAAAGCCAAAG AGTCGCATGTCTGTATTGACTTCACCAGAAGTAGGCAGAAAAGCAGTTGTGGAAGGAATCGGATTTAGGATATGA
- the LOC124179493 gene encoding threonine aspartase 1 isoform X2: MAANSIADHMDMDSSRNGLIAVHVGAGQHSLTLKEKYEKLCCVACKKAASILKSGGNVLDAVVEATIILENSPLTNAGYGSNLTIEGKVECDASVMDGSTLQFGAVGAVGGIKNPVAAAKLLCNQQSGNLTHGRIFPSFLVGDGAQLWGKEKGLQTTSVEDLISVKALKIYKHYKRKVLSCENVQKAAVWGCGVWARSARGSPDCSVATSTSGCGEHLISATLARSIAEGILSSNCPTTALHNVMKNDFIESPFLTGLDQKLGGTIAIKYSPQQFVGDLLWSHSTKSMIIGYMNTREPKPKSRMSVLTSPEVGRKAVVEGIGFRI, encoded by the exons ATGGCTGCGAATAGTATTGCAGACCACATGGACATGGACAGCTCCAGAAACGGTTTGATTGCAGTACATGTCG GTGCTGGTCAACATTCTCTTACTCTGAaagaaaagtatgaaaaactCTGCTGCGTAGCATGTAAAAAg GCAGCCAGTATTTTAAAATCTGGGGGAAATGTGTTGGATGCCGTAGTTGAGGCTACAATTATACTGGAAAATTCGCCATTGACAAATGCTGGCTATGGATCAAATCTCACAATTGAAGGAAAAGTTGAATGTGACGCCAGTGTTATGGATGGTTCAACACTACAGTTTGGAGCTGTAGGAGCTGTTGGTGGCATAAAAAATCCAGTCGCTGCTGCCAAGCTATTGTGTAACCAGCAGTCAGGCAATCTCACACATGGTAGAATTTTCCCCAG TTTCTTAGTTGGAGATGGAGCGCAATTATGGGGTAAAGAAAAAGGTTTGCAAACAACGTCTGTGGAAGACTTAATTTCTGTCAAGGCTCTAAAGATCTATAAACACTACAAGAGGAAAGTTCTCAGTTGTGAAAATGTACAAAAG GCCGCGGTCTGGGGTTGCGGCGTATGGGCACGTAGTGCGAGAGGTTCCCCAGATTGTTCAGTAGCAACTAGTACATCCGGATGTGGAGAGCACTTAATTTCTGCAACTTTAGCTCGATCTATTGCTGAGGGCATTTTAAGCTCCAACTGCCCAACCACTGCACTCCACAATGTGATGAAGAATGATTTCATTG AGTCGCCCTTCTTAACGGGACTTGACCAAAAGCTTGGTGGGACTATAGCGATTAAATATTCTCCCCAACAATTTGTTGGAGATCTACTATGGAGCCATTCAACAAAATCAATGATTATAGGGTACATGAATACGAGAGAACCAAAGCCAAAG AGTCGCATGTCTGTATTGACTTCACCAGAAGTAGGCAGAAAAGCAGTTGTGGAAGGAATCGGATTTAGGATATGA
- the LOC124179576 gene encoding aurora kinase B, translating into MATISDDIPEEYRDGINQMVEIMHREVEYRGKGFKWAMDDFDIGAPLGRGKFGRVYLAREKKTHYMVALKMLHKCELVKGRVEKQVMREIEIQSHLRHPNILHLLTWFYDAKRIYLVLEFAANGELYREMQRQPEKRFNEHLSAKYTYQVADALNYCHKNHVIHRDIKPENLLLDFQGDIKLADFGWSVHAPSSKRNTMCGTLDYLPPEMVVGQTYDIYVDHWCLGILCYEFLVGRPPFLSDTHEETYNKIKGCIIHWPAHVSLGARDLISKLIKRKSSDRIPLPAVMKHPWIVEKKSRK; encoded by the exons ATGGCTACAATAAGTGATGATATTCCTGAGGAATACCGAGATGGGATTAACCAAATGGTTGAAATCATGCATAGAGAAGTCGAGTACCGTGGCAAAGG GTTTAAGTGGGCTATGGACGATTTTGATATCGGAGCACCATTGGGGAGAGGAAAATTTGGCAGAGTATATTTAGctagagaaaagaaaacccATTACATGGTGGCTCTCAAGATGCTGCATAAATGCGAGTTAGTCAAAGGACGAGTAGAGAAACAAGTGATGCGTGAGATTGAAATACAATCACATCTGAG GCACCCAAATATACTCCATTTGCTAACCTGGTTTTATGATGCTAAACGCATCTATTTAGTATTGGAGTTTGCTGCAAATGGAGAACTTTACAGGGAAATGCAGCGTCAGCCTGAAAAGAGATTCAATGAGCACTT ATCTGCCAAGTACACGTATCAAGTAGCAGATGCCCTGAACTATTGTCACAAAAACCATGTGATACATAGGGACATTAAGCCTGAGAACTTGTTACTTGACTTTCAAGGTGACATAAAATTGGCAGACTTTGGATGGTCTGTGCATGCTCCGTCGTCAAA GCGCAACACTATGTGCGGCACATTGGATTATTTACCTCCAGAGATGGTAGTAGGACAGACATATGACATATACGTAGATCACTGGTGTTTAGGAATTCTGTGCTATGAATTTTTAGTTGGGAGGCCACCATTTCTCAGTGACACGCATGAAGAAACATACAACAAAATTAAGGGCTGCATTATCCACTGGCCAGCTCATGTTTCTTTAGGTGCACGAGACCTTATCTCGAAG CTGATTAAAAGGAAGAGCTCTGACAGAATTCCACTACCTGCTGTGATGAAGCACCCTTggatagttgaaaaaaaaagcagaaaataG
- the LOC124179577 gene encoding zinc finger CCHC domain-containing protein 10 isoform X2 — protein MSAYGMKLMKKTYPYPASVRCQKCLEMGHWSYECKGKRKYVHRSSRTTQLKKAIKQQEVEKLEPEMTSETVKQKKKIRKESSSTSDSDSSSTDSSSSDSSSSDDSDSSDSSSSSSSSSGSSSSTSSSSSSRDSSSSEGTKSSKAKKTKK, from the exons ATGAGCGCGTACGGTATGAAGCTAATGAAAAAAAC ATATCCTTACCCAGCGTCTGTGCGTTGTCAAAAGTGTTTGGAAATGGGTCACTGGAGTTATGAGTGCAAAGGCAAGAGGAAATACGTTCACAGATCTTCACGAACTACGCAATTAAAAAAGGCAATAAAACAGCAAGaggtggaaaaatt GGAGCCAGAGATGACCAGTGAAACtgtgaaacagaaaaaaaaaattagaaaggAATCAAGTAGTACAAGTGATTCAGATAGCTCAAGCACAGATAGTAGCAGTTCAGACAGTTCTTCCTCCGATGATTCGGATTCCAGTGACAGCTCATCTAGCTCGAGTAGTAGCAGTGGTAGTAGTAGCAGCACCTCATCCAGTTCATCAAGCAGAGATTCTAGTTCCAGCGAAGGTACCAAATCCAGCAAAgcaaaaaaaacgaaaaaat AA
- the LOC124179577 gene encoding zinc finger CCHC domain-containing protein 10 isoform X1, whose protein sequence is MSAYGMKLMKKTYPYPASVRCQKCLEMGHWSYECKGKRKYVHRSSRTTQLKKAIKQQEVEKLEPEMTSETVKQKKKIRKESSSTSDSDSSSTDSSSSDSSSSDDSDSSDSSSSSSSSSGSSSSTSSSSSSRDSSSSEGTKSSKAKKTKKCKFKLVHTFKLVPTPVVT, encoded by the exons ATGAGCGCGTACGGTATGAAGCTAATGAAAAAAAC ATATCCTTACCCAGCGTCTGTGCGTTGTCAAAAGTGTTTGGAAATGGGTCACTGGAGTTATGAGTGCAAAGGCAAGAGGAAATACGTTCACAGATCTTCACGAACTACGCAATTAAAAAAGGCAATAAAACAGCAAGaggtggaaaaatt GGAGCCAGAGATGACCAGTGAAACtgtgaaacagaaaaaaaaaattagaaaggAATCAAGTAGTACAAGTGATTCAGATAGCTCAAGCACAGATAGTAGCAGTTCAGACAGTTCTTCCTCCGATGATTCGGATTCCAGTGACAGCTCATCTAGCTCGAGTAGTAGCAGTGGTAGTAGTAGCAGCACCTCATCCAGTTCATCAAGCAGAGATTCTAGTTCCAGCGAAGGTACCAAATCCAGCAAAgcaaaaaaaacgaaaaaatgtaaGTTTAAATTAGTACATACGTTCAAATTAGTACCTACTCCTGTTGTAACATAG
- the LOC124179575 gene encoding E3 ubiquitin-protein ligase Arkadia isoform X1 — translation MAMPPKKKRQRTLSLFLGYPGISRTMLILRMEDGKPSEEMWRNKGKTENRNGLFGGESAATSADSSSASLADIFDTAFTSTVDPLPQSRFPAGNEMEYEHLFADSDIEEADVVPVEPFPSQARHSSSENSLIFWPYLPSTERNAHSREYRHAGRMNCNMCQNKPGRNLRKETVESQSDGGLCEERVCENYRRKRILHERDIPAQHKSKKSEEQKLRSVQHVDRLSVPGPSRVSDHPVDYSLTGSANQNGGALDEGPHDIQNANTDEPTLCPAQVQFKPIPERSQQSHPKHPLRNDDAPLAPDLQLDWSSSSDSENEEDTVEVLATVNHNKGVSQTANQAAGTVPVVDLTTESDEEQSPPQVHQSDPAVNSGGDRVHWYLPNAHRVNSCCMHGPPDHRSHMYHHSQTYHAHHRPPVIPSSYTNFTYPNYHPEAPIGVPAPRMYPVHEQLWLNQQHMQEMHRRRLNARSSHHGCMTPNAQVLQPSMHLCSSSSSSSSSSSSSNPRCSGRNGAILNENYQSPPPPPSPQQPTVYSHPEILPPNMMIGSPCPPPVMMHPIHPPEPMEPGPEMVSSMPVHQHVHHHMYHYHPPGSRQIPHHLHISFGSHMHPAAVLPNCRAPGGQDMLYSALALPDVLHQARHMSARLEHFMHVVDQRRLTHISCGATQESIESHTFPHKYKRVKKVENGEDSVEKCTICLSEFEDCESVRRLPCMHLFHVDCVDQWLCTNKRCPICRVDIETFLHKELSAST, via the exons ATGGCTATGCCCCCGAAAAAGAAGCGCCAACGTACTCTTAGCTTATTCCTGGGATATCCAGGAATTTCAAGAACTATGCTGATCCTTAG AATGGAGGACGGCAAACCTTCTGAAGAAATGTGGCGTAATAAAGGAAAGACGGAAAATAGGAACGGTTTATTTGGTGGAGAATCTGCTGCAACCTCAGCTGATTCTAGCTCTGCATCTTTGGCTGATATATTTGATACTGCTTTCACCTCCACGGTGGATCCATTACCACAATCACGGTTTCCTGCAG GAAATGAAATGGAGTATGAGCATTTGTTTGCTGACAGTGATATAGAAGAGGCTGATGTAGTGCCAGTAGAGCCATTTCCAAGTCAAGCACGTCACTCGAGCTCTGAAAACAGTCTTATATTCTGGCCATATCTTCCATCTACAGAACGCAATGCACATTCTCGAGAGTATCGACACGCAGGACGCATGAACTGTAATATGTGCCAAAATAAGCCGGGTAGAAATTTGCGGAAAGAAACAGTGGAGTCACAATCGGATGGCGGGTTATGCGAGGAACGAGTTTGTGAAAATTATCGccgaaaaagaattttacatGAAAGAGATATTCCAGCTCAACACAAATCGAAGAAAAGTGAGGAACAAAAACTGCGAAGTGTTCAGCATGTCGACAGATTAAGTGTACCTGGCCCATCTAGAGTATCAGATCATCCTGTTGATTACAG TTTAACTGGTTCTGCAAACCAAAATGGAGGTGCCTTAGACGAGGGACCACATGATATTCAGAATGCTAATACTGATGAACCTACTTTATGTCCTGCACAAGTACAGTTTAAACCAATACCAGAGCGATCTCAACAATCACATCCAAAACATCCATTGA GAAACGACGATGCACCATTAGCTCCTGATTTACAGTTGGATTGGTCATCTAGCAGTGACAGTGAAAATGAAGAGGACACTGTGGAAGTGCTCGCAACTGTTAATCATAACAAA GGTGTCTCACAAACGGCAAACCAAGCAGCTGGTACTGTACCAGTGGTTGATCTTACAACAGAATCGGATGAGGAACAAAGCCCACCACAAGTTCATCAGAGTGATCCAGCCGTAAATTCTGGTGGAGATCGTGTTCATTGGTACCTACCCAATGCTCACAG ggtCAATTCTTGCTGCATGCATGGACCTCCAGATCATCGGTCTCATATGTACCACCACTCTCAGACATATCATGCTCATCACAGGCCACCTGTCATTCCTTCCAGTTACACAAACTTTACTTACCCCAATTACCATCCAG AAGCGCCGATAGGAGTTCCGGCACCTCGCATGTATCCTGTACATGAACAACTATGGTTAAATCAACAGCATATGCAAGAAATGCATCGTCGCAGGCTTAATGCAAGATCATCTCATCATGG ATGCATGACACCAAATGCACAAGTGCTACAACCTAGTATGCACTTgtgtagcagcagcagcagcagcagcagtagcagcagtAGTTCGAATCCTCGTTGCAGTGGCAGAAATGGAGCAATATTGAATGAGAATTATCAGTCACCGCCTCCACCGCCATCACCACAGCAACCTACGGTTTACAGCCATCCAGAAATTCTGCCTCCAAACATGATGATTGGTAGTCCATGTCCACCGCCAGTTATG ATGCATCCTATTCATCCACCGGAGCCCATGGAACCTGGACCTGAGATGGTTTCATCAATGCCAGTACACCAACATGTGCATCACCACATGTATCACTATCATCCACCAGGGTCTCGACAAATTCCTCACCATCTGCACATCAGTTTTGGTTCTCACATG CATCCTGCTGCTGTGCTACCTAACTGCAGAGCTCCTGGAGGCCAGGATATGTTGTATTCGGCCTTAGCACTGCCGGATGTTCTTCATCAAGCACGGCACATGTCAGCACGTCTTGAACATTTTATGCATGTCGTCGATCAAAGACGCTTGACACATATTAGCTGCGGAGCAACACAAGAATCTATTGAAAGTCACACATTCCCGCATAAATACAAGCGG gTGAAAAAGGTAGAGAATGGGGAGGATTCTGTGGAAAAGTGTACTATTTGTCTCTCAGAGTTTGAAGATTGTGAAAGTGTTAG GAGGCTCCCATGCATGCATCTATTCCATGTGGACTGCGTTGATCAGTGGCTGTGCACCAACAAGCGATGTCCGATATGTCGAGTCGATATTGAAACATTTCTCCACAAAGAGCTATCGGCTTCTACATAG
- the LOC124179575 gene encoding E3 ubiquitin-protein ligase Arkadia isoform X2, with the protein MAMPPKKKRQRTLSLFLGYPGISRTMLILRMEDGKPSEEMWRNKGKTENRNGLFGGESAATSADSSSASLADIFDTAFTSTVDPLPQSRFPAGNEMEYEHLFADSDIEEADVVPVEPFPSQARHSSSENSLIFWPYLPSTERNAHSREYRHAGRMNCNMCQNKPGRNLRKETVESQSDGGLCEERVCENYRRKRILHERDIPAQHKSKKSEEQKLRSVQHVDRLSVPGPSRVSDHPVDYSLTGSANQNGGALDEGPHDIQNANTDEPTLCPAQVQFKPIPERSQQSHPKHPLRNDDAPLAPDLQLDWSSSSDSENEEDTVEVLATVNHNKGVSQTANQAAGTVPVVDLTTESDEEQSPPQVHQSDPAVNSGGDRVHWYLPNAHRVNSCCMHGPPDHRSHMYHHSQTYHAHHRPPVIPSSYTNFTYPNYHPAPIGVPAPRMYPVHEQLWLNQQHMQEMHRRRLNARSSHHGCMTPNAQVLQPSMHLCSSSSSSSSSSSSSNPRCSGRNGAILNENYQSPPPPPSPQQPTVYSHPEILPPNMMIGSPCPPPVMMHPIHPPEPMEPGPEMVSSMPVHQHVHHHMYHYHPPGSRQIPHHLHISFGSHMHPAAVLPNCRAPGGQDMLYSALALPDVLHQARHMSARLEHFMHVVDQRRLTHISCGATQESIESHTFPHKYKRVKKVENGEDSVEKCTICLSEFEDCESVRRLPCMHLFHVDCVDQWLCTNKRCPICRVDIETFLHKELSAST; encoded by the exons ATGGCTATGCCCCCGAAAAAGAAGCGCCAACGTACTCTTAGCTTATTCCTGGGATATCCAGGAATTTCAAGAACTATGCTGATCCTTAG AATGGAGGACGGCAAACCTTCTGAAGAAATGTGGCGTAATAAAGGAAAGACGGAAAATAGGAACGGTTTATTTGGTGGAGAATCTGCTGCAACCTCAGCTGATTCTAGCTCTGCATCTTTGGCTGATATATTTGATACTGCTTTCACCTCCACGGTGGATCCATTACCACAATCACGGTTTCCTGCAG GAAATGAAATGGAGTATGAGCATTTGTTTGCTGACAGTGATATAGAAGAGGCTGATGTAGTGCCAGTAGAGCCATTTCCAAGTCAAGCACGTCACTCGAGCTCTGAAAACAGTCTTATATTCTGGCCATATCTTCCATCTACAGAACGCAATGCACATTCTCGAGAGTATCGACACGCAGGACGCATGAACTGTAATATGTGCCAAAATAAGCCGGGTAGAAATTTGCGGAAAGAAACAGTGGAGTCACAATCGGATGGCGGGTTATGCGAGGAACGAGTTTGTGAAAATTATCGccgaaaaagaattttacatGAAAGAGATATTCCAGCTCAACACAAATCGAAGAAAAGTGAGGAACAAAAACTGCGAAGTGTTCAGCATGTCGACAGATTAAGTGTACCTGGCCCATCTAGAGTATCAGATCATCCTGTTGATTACAG TTTAACTGGTTCTGCAAACCAAAATGGAGGTGCCTTAGACGAGGGACCACATGATATTCAGAATGCTAATACTGATGAACCTACTTTATGTCCTGCACAAGTACAGTTTAAACCAATACCAGAGCGATCTCAACAATCACATCCAAAACATCCATTGA GAAACGACGATGCACCATTAGCTCCTGATTTACAGTTGGATTGGTCATCTAGCAGTGACAGTGAAAATGAAGAGGACACTGTGGAAGTGCTCGCAACTGTTAATCATAACAAA GGTGTCTCACAAACGGCAAACCAAGCAGCTGGTACTGTACCAGTGGTTGATCTTACAACAGAATCGGATGAGGAACAAAGCCCACCACAAGTTCATCAGAGTGATCCAGCCGTAAATTCTGGTGGAGATCGTGTTCATTGGTACCTACCCAATGCTCACAG ggtCAATTCTTGCTGCATGCATGGACCTCCAGATCATCGGTCTCATATGTACCACCACTCTCAGACATATCATGCTCATCACAGGCCACCTGTCATTCCTTCCAGTTACACAAACTTTACTTACCCCAATTACCATCCAG CGCCGATAGGAGTTCCGGCACCTCGCATGTATCCTGTACATGAACAACTATGGTTAAATCAACAGCATATGCAAGAAATGCATCGTCGCAGGCTTAATGCAAGATCATCTCATCATGG ATGCATGACACCAAATGCACAAGTGCTACAACCTAGTATGCACTTgtgtagcagcagcagcagcagcagcagtagcagcagtAGTTCGAATCCTCGTTGCAGTGGCAGAAATGGAGCAATATTGAATGAGAATTATCAGTCACCGCCTCCACCGCCATCACCACAGCAACCTACGGTTTACAGCCATCCAGAAATTCTGCCTCCAAACATGATGATTGGTAGTCCATGTCCACCGCCAGTTATG ATGCATCCTATTCATCCACCGGAGCCCATGGAACCTGGACCTGAGATGGTTTCATCAATGCCAGTACACCAACATGTGCATCACCACATGTATCACTATCATCCACCAGGGTCTCGACAAATTCCTCACCATCTGCACATCAGTTTTGGTTCTCACATG CATCCTGCTGCTGTGCTACCTAACTGCAGAGCTCCTGGAGGCCAGGATATGTTGTATTCGGCCTTAGCACTGCCGGATGTTCTTCATCAAGCACGGCACATGTCAGCACGTCTTGAACATTTTATGCATGTCGTCGATCAAAGACGCTTGACACATATTAGCTGCGGAGCAACACAAGAATCTATTGAAAGTCACACATTCCCGCATAAATACAAGCGG gTGAAAAAGGTAGAGAATGGGGAGGATTCTGTGGAAAAGTGTACTATTTGTCTCTCAGAGTTTGAAGATTGTGAAAGTGTTAG GAGGCTCCCATGCATGCATCTATTCCATGTGGACTGCGTTGATCAGTGGCTGTGCACCAACAAGCGATGTCCGATATGTCGAGTCGATATTGAAACATTTCTCCACAAAGAGCTATCGGCTTCTACATAG
- the LOC124179575 gene encoding E3 ubiquitin-protein ligase Arkadia isoform X3 → MEDGKPSEEMWRNKGKTENRNGLFGGESAATSADSSSASLADIFDTAFTSTVDPLPQSRFPAGNEMEYEHLFADSDIEEADVVPVEPFPSQARHSSSENSLIFWPYLPSTERNAHSREYRHAGRMNCNMCQNKPGRNLRKETVESQSDGGLCEERVCENYRRKRILHERDIPAQHKSKKSEEQKLRSVQHVDRLSVPGPSRVSDHPVDYSLTGSANQNGGALDEGPHDIQNANTDEPTLCPAQVQFKPIPERSQQSHPKHPLRNDDAPLAPDLQLDWSSSSDSENEEDTVEVLATVNHNKGVSQTANQAAGTVPVVDLTTESDEEQSPPQVHQSDPAVNSGGDRVHWYLPNAHRVNSCCMHGPPDHRSHMYHHSQTYHAHHRPPVIPSSYTNFTYPNYHPEAPIGVPAPRMYPVHEQLWLNQQHMQEMHRRRLNARSSHHGCMTPNAQVLQPSMHLCSSSSSSSSSSSSSNPRCSGRNGAILNENYQSPPPPPSPQQPTVYSHPEILPPNMMIGSPCPPPVMMHPIHPPEPMEPGPEMVSSMPVHQHVHHHMYHYHPPGSRQIPHHLHISFGSHMHPAAVLPNCRAPGGQDMLYSALALPDVLHQARHMSARLEHFMHVVDQRRLTHISCGATQESIESHTFPHKYKRVKKVENGEDSVEKCTICLSEFEDCESVRRLPCMHLFHVDCVDQWLCTNKRCPICRVDIETFLHKELSAST, encoded by the exons ATGGAGGACGGCAAACCTTCTGAAGAAATGTGGCGTAATAAAGGAAAGACGGAAAATAGGAACGGTTTATTTGGTGGAGAATCTGCTGCAACCTCAGCTGATTCTAGCTCTGCATCTTTGGCTGATATATTTGATACTGCTTTCACCTCCACGGTGGATCCATTACCACAATCACGGTTTCCTGCAG GAAATGAAATGGAGTATGAGCATTTGTTTGCTGACAGTGATATAGAAGAGGCTGATGTAGTGCCAGTAGAGCCATTTCCAAGTCAAGCACGTCACTCGAGCTCTGAAAACAGTCTTATATTCTGGCCATATCTTCCATCTACAGAACGCAATGCACATTCTCGAGAGTATCGACACGCAGGACGCATGAACTGTAATATGTGCCAAAATAAGCCGGGTAGAAATTTGCGGAAAGAAACAGTGGAGTCACAATCGGATGGCGGGTTATGCGAGGAACGAGTTTGTGAAAATTATCGccgaaaaagaattttacatGAAAGAGATATTCCAGCTCAACACAAATCGAAGAAAAGTGAGGAACAAAAACTGCGAAGTGTTCAGCATGTCGACAGATTAAGTGTACCTGGCCCATCTAGAGTATCAGATCATCCTGTTGATTACAG TTTAACTGGTTCTGCAAACCAAAATGGAGGTGCCTTAGACGAGGGACCACATGATATTCAGAATGCTAATACTGATGAACCTACTTTATGTCCTGCACAAGTACAGTTTAAACCAATACCAGAGCGATCTCAACAATCACATCCAAAACATCCATTGA GAAACGACGATGCACCATTAGCTCCTGATTTACAGTTGGATTGGTCATCTAGCAGTGACAGTGAAAATGAAGAGGACACTGTGGAAGTGCTCGCAACTGTTAATCATAACAAA GGTGTCTCACAAACGGCAAACCAAGCAGCTGGTACTGTACCAGTGGTTGATCTTACAACAGAATCGGATGAGGAACAAAGCCCACCACAAGTTCATCAGAGTGATCCAGCCGTAAATTCTGGTGGAGATCGTGTTCATTGGTACCTACCCAATGCTCACAG ggtCAATTCTTGCTGCATGCATGGACCTCCAGATCATCGGTCTCATATGTACCACCACTCTCAGACATATCATGCTCATCACAGGCCACCTGTCATTCCTTCCAGTTACACAAACTTTACTTACCCCAATTACCATCCAG AAGCGCCGATAGGAGTTCCGGCACCTCGCATGTATCCTGTACATGAACAACTATGGTTAAATCAACAGCATATGCAAGAAATGCATCGTCGCAGGCTTAATGCAAGATCATCTCATCATGG ATGCATGACACCAAATGCACAAGTGCTACAACCTAGTATGCACTTgtgtagcagcagcagcagcagcagcagtagcagcagtAGTTCGAATCCTCGTTGCAGTGGCAGAAATGGAGCAATATTGAATGAGAATTATCAGTCACCGCCTCCACCGCCATCACCACAGCAACCTACGGTTTACAGCCATCCAGAAATTCTGCCTCCAAACATGATGATTGGTAGTCCATGTCCACCGCCAGTTATG ATGCATCCTATTCATCCACCGGAGCCCATGGAACCTGGACCTGAGATGGTTTCATCAATGCCAGTACACCAACATGTGCATCACCACATGTATCACTATCATCCACCAGGGTCTCGACAAATTCCTCACCATCTGCACATCAGTTTTGGTTCTCACATG CATCCTGCTGCTGTGCTACCTAACTGCAGAGCTCCTGGAGGCCAGGATATGTTGTATTCGGCCTTAGCACTGCCGGATGTTCTTCATCAAGCACGGCACATGTCAGCACGTCTTGAACATTTTATGCATGTCGTCGATCAAAGACGCTTGACACATATTAGCTGCGGAGCAACACAAGAATCTATTGAAAGTCACACATTCCCGCATAAATACAAGCGG gTGAAAAAGGTAGAGAATGGGGAGGATTCTGTGGAAAAGTGTACTATTTGTCTCTCAGAGTTTGAAGATTGTGAAAGTGTTAG GAGGCTCCCATGCATGCATCTATTCCATGTGGACTGCGTTGATCAGTGGCTGTGCACCAACAAGCGATGTCCGATATGTCGAGTCGATATTGAAACATTTCTCCACAAAGAGCTATCGGCTTCTACATAG